From Natranaeroarchaeum aerophilus, one genomic window encodes:
- a CDS encoding molybdenum cofactor guanylyltransferase: protein MSTAVILAGGRSTRFDDRDKAVADLAGTPMIRRVADAVDEAVDAVVINCRTDQRAAIESAMTGSRTPVRYAEDERPDEGPVAGMLTGLRAVDTEYAFVVACDMPFVQTLLIEYLFERAAGHDAAVPRLDDGWFQTTQAVYRAAAMADACEATLDANERKVTAALDRIEYVTVGEAAIREHASLRTFENINTREELAEAAATFEQ from the coding sequence ATGTCCACCGCCGTCATCCTCGCAGGCGGACGCTCGACGCGCTTTGACGACCGCGACAAAGCCGTCGCCGACCTCGCGGGGACGCCGATGATCCGCCGGGTCGCCGACGCCGTCGACGAGGCGGTCGACGCGGTAGTCATTAATTGCCGTACTGATCAGCGAGCGGCGATCGAGTCGGCGATGACGGGCTCCCGGACGCCGGTCCGCTATGCCGAGGACGAACGGCCCGACGAGGGGCCGGTCGCCGGGATGCTAACGGGACTCCGCGCCGTCGATACCGAATACGCGTTCGTTGTCGCTTGCGACATGCCATTCGTCCAGACGTTACTCATCGAGTATCTGTTCGAGCGCGCGGCGGGCCACGACGCCGCCGTGCCGCGGCTCGACGACGGCTGGTTCCAGACGACACAGGCCGTCTACCGGGCCGCAGCGATGGCCGACGCCTGCGAGGCGACGCTGGACGCCAACGAGCGAAAGGTCACCGCGGCGCTCGACCGGATCGAGTACGTCACCGTGGGTGAGGCGGCGATCCGCGAACACGCCTCCCTGCGGACGTTCGAGAACATCAATACCCGCGAGGAACTCGCCGAGGCGGCCGCGACGTTCGAGCAGTAG
- the yqeC gene encoding selenium cofactor biosynthesis protein YqeC, whose protein sequence is METPDPPPLPDALAARSGLVAVVGAGGKKTTLYALASRLDRAILTATVRIPIFDRQVTKVFVTDDPVATVREASAWPLGLVPEREREDRYLGYEPEAVDALAGADVTESVLVKADGARTRLLKAPDEHEPQIPSTVDTVLPVASVQAVGKPLIDEYVHRPERVSAITDRSVGDEIRPRDVARVLTSEAGGLKGVPEAATVVAVLNMVDDAEDLDSAREIAERVVAEPRIDAVALTSMIAEKPVQELYR, encoded by the coding sequence ATGGAAACGCCCGACCCACCACCGCTACCGGATGCGCTCGCCGCTCGTTCCGGGCTCGTCGCAGTCGTCGGTGCAGGAGGGAAGAAGACGACGCTGTACGCCCTGGCGAGTCGGCTGGATCGGGCGATCCTGACTGCAACGGTACGGATCCCGATCTTCGACCGACAAGTGACCAAGGTCTTCGTCACTGACGACCCGGTGGCGACGGTCAGGGAGGCCAGCGCGTGGCCGCTCGGTCTCGTCCCGGAACGCGAGCGAGAGGATCGGTATCTGGGCTACGAACCGGAGGCGGTCGACGCGCTCGCCGGGGCGGACGTCACGGAGTCGGTGCTCGTGAAAGCAGACGGCGCACGGACCCGACTGCTGAAAGCGCCCGACGAGCACGAACCCCAGATCCCGAGTACCGTGGATACCGTGCTCCCGGTCGCCAGCGTGCAGGCGGTCGGCAAGCCGCTCATCGACGAGTACGTCCACCGGCCCGAACGTGTAAGCGCGATCACCGACCGCTCCGTCGGCGACGAGATCCGGCCGCGGGACGTGGCTCGGGTCCTGACGAGCGAGGCAGGCGGGCTGAAAGGGGTTCCCGAAGCTGCGACCGTGGTCGCCGTCCTCAATATGGTCGACGACGCGGAAGATCTCGATAGCGCTCGTGAGATTGCCGAGCGCGTCGTCGCGGAACCCCGGATCGACGCAGTTGCACTCACCTCGATGATCGCCGAGAAGCCGGTTCAGGAGCTGTACCGCTGA
- a CDS encoding NAD(P)H-hydrate dehydratase — protein MITSERMAAVDANAEALGVPRKQLMESSGNAVAQAVRDVAEPGARVVVVAGRGNNGGDAFVAARFLDGYDVSAHLLGRAETITTDIARENWTALQQGEYEIEEVRDSTQLSLPEADVIVDAMLGTGVTGALREPAASAAEAINTSSGTVVAVDIPSGIDADTGEAAGAAVEADHVVTFHDEKPGLDSVDADVTVADIGIPAAAELFVERGDLRSLSREPESHKGDHGTVLVVGGGPYSGAPALSAQAAFRAGADLVYVATPESVADAVAGYSENLIVEALPGDRLAPVHVDTLLALAEDVDAVLVGPGLGDAEGSLDAVGEFLGQFDGRVVVDADPLRTVPGVETDADLVCTPHQGELAAMGGPREEDWRDRADAVETFAEDIGATLLVKGAHDIVSNGERTRVNRTGNPGMTVGGTGDVLAGITAALVTALDDPVQAAGIAAYANGRAGDLAVEDHGYGLVATELPPLVADALWGDRDE, from the coding sequence ATGATCACGAGCGAGCGCATGGCCGCGGTTGATGCGAACGCCGAGGCGCTTGGCGTCCCGCGAAAACAGCTCATGGAGTCGAGCGGCAACGCCGTCGCACAGGCCGTCCGAGACGTCGCCGAACCGGGCGCACGGGTCGTCGTCGTGGCCGGACGGGGGAACAACGGTGGAGACGCCTTCGTCGCCGCACGGTTTCTGGACGGCTACGACGTCTCGGCCCATCTGCTGGGCCGCGCGGAAACGATCACCACCGACATCGCCCGCGAGAACTGGACGGCGCTCCAGCAGGGCGAGTACGAGATCGAGGAAGTCCGGGACTCGACTCAGCTATCGCTCCCCGAGGCCGACGTGATAGTGGACGCGATGCTCGGCACCGGCGTCACGGGGGCGCTCAGGGAACCGGCCGCGAGCGCCGCCGAAGCGATCAACACGAGCAGTGGCACAGTCGTCGCGGTCGACATCCCCTCCGGGATCGACGCCGACACCGGTGAGGCTGCAGGGGCCGCAGTCGAAGCCGACCACGTCGTGACCTTCCACGACGAAAAGCCCGGTCTTGATTCAGTCGATGCCGACGTGACGGTCGCCGATATCGGCATCCCGGCGGCCGCCGAGCTGTTCGTCGAGCGCGGGGATTTGCGCTCGCTCTCCCGTGAGCCCGAGTCTCACAAGGGGGACCACGGCACTGTGCTGGTGGTCGGCGGCGGCCCCTACTCCGGCGCGCCGGCGCTCTCCGCGCAGGCGGCGTTCCGGGCCGGTGCGGATCTGGTCTACGTCGCGACGCCCGAGTCCGTCGCCGACGCCGTCGCGGGCTACTCCGAGAACCTGATCGTCGAGGCGCTGCCCGGTGACCGGCTCGCGCCGGTCCACGTCGATACTCTGCTCGCGCTCGCGGAGGACGTCGACGCCGTGCTCGTCGGTCCCGGACTGGGCGACGCCGAGGGAAGCCTCGACGCAGTGGGCGAGTTCCTCGGGCAGTTCGATGGGCGGGTAGTCGTCGACGCTGACCCACTCCGGACCGTTCCCGGGGTCGAGACCGACGCCGATCTCGTCTGTACACCCCATCAGGGCGAACTGGCGGCGATGGGCGGCCCGCGCGAGGAGGACTGGCGTGACCGGGCTGACGCCGTCGAGACCTTCGCCGAAGACATCGGCGCGACCCTGCTCGTGAAGGGCGCACACGATATCGTAAGTAACGGCGAGCGAACGCGAGTGAATCGAACAGGTAACCCCGGCATGACCGTCGGTGGGACGGGCGACGTGCTCGCCGGGATCACCGCCGCGCTCGTGACGGCGCTCGACGACCCCGTGCAGGCAGCGGGGATCGCGGCGTACGCGAACGGCCGCGCAGGTGATCTCGCGGTCGAGGACCACGGCTACGGGCTCGTCGCGACCGAACTCCCACCGCTTGTCGCCGATGCGCTCTGGGGTGATCGGGATGAGTGA
- a CDS encoding glycoside hydrolase family 31 protein produces MELQPHHVPEFDPVADEDAIVRAPNCRVTILAPRLVRLEYDSEESFEDRPSQLVWYRNQPVPEFDVERTETDLRIETAELTLQYEFGEGFTDDRLSIELADGTVWQYGEDESNLGGALRTVDMVDGAAELEDGLFSREGWAVVDDTDRLVFEDGWIAQRDAGDDYEDLYFFGYGTDFEAGLDAYTDITGDTPMIPRWALGNWWSRYWDYTQAELRERVEGFADHDLPLSVAVIDMDWHVIDNPHHDGWTGWSWNEEYFPDPGGFVDWLHDNDVRTTLNLHPADGVHPHEDQYEAFAADMGIDPASEEPIPFDAADPAFMRGYFEHLIDPIEDEEGIDFWWIDWQQWEESPELEGLDPLWALNHLHALDRTRDDKRPFIFSRWPGLGGHRYPIGFSGDTIISWDSFRFQPTLTATSANVEYGWWSHDIGGHMGGTIDPVDFGELYARWTQFGAFSPINRIHTTKSASTDKRPWQFDGEVFDALADALRLRHALVPYLYTMAWRDHRDSVPLVRPMYFHTPDAEAAYETPHQYYFGSELVVAPHTRERDDDTNLARRSVWLPDGEWIDLFTGEHFEGGRWHARYGDLGDIPVYARAGAIVPLDADVSSNDVANPDAMRLVVVPGADNEFTLYEDDGVSREYRDGEHVTTTITQHDDGDRSTVEIGPAEGALDLVPDKRTYSIEFRGVAEPGTVEASIGEQSVEVLATEYDADRDRFTVDLPAVDVSERLTVTLDVDDATLARRDRTDEHVERLLRYCKLPASVKDQLLEESYDRAELGWLADYLQVMSASQQRAFFETLTGAGMDRIDHDGDERIVVWNGDGRSDISYRYTAWDYDIHPFEQSGESETGVVPAFDLFDVDDPDLDATVAMQYGDLATIEQTAPADD; encoded by the coding sequence ATGGAGTTACAACCGCATCACGTGCCGGAGTTCGATCCCGTTGCTGACGAGGACGCGATCGTCAGGGCACCGAACTGCAGGGTTACGATACTCGCGCCGCGGCTGGTTCGGCTCGAATACGACTCCGAGGAATCCTTCGAGGACCGACCGAGCCAGCTCGTCTGGTATCGCAACCAGCCCGTCCCGGAGTTCGACGTCGAGCGAACCGAGACGGACCTCCGGATCGAGACCGCGGAGCTGACGCTCCAGTACGAGTTCGGTGAGGGGTTCACCGACGACCGGCTCTCGATCGAACTCGCCGACGGGACCGTCTGGCAGTACGGCGAGGACGAGTCGAACCTCGGCGGTGCGCTCCGGACGGTGGACATGGTCGACGGTGCGGCCGAACTCGAAGACGGCCTGTTCTCGCGGGAGGGCTGGGCCGTCGTCGACGACACCGACCGGCTCGTCTTCGAGGACGGCTGGATCGCACAGCGGGACGCGGGCGACGACTACGAGGATCTGTACTTCTTCGGCTACGGCACCGACTTCGAGGCCGGGCTGGACGCCTACACGGATATCACCGGCGACACGCCGATGATCCCACGATGGGCGCTTGGCAACTGGTGGAGCCGCTACTGGGACTACACGCAGGCGGAACTCCGCGAGCGCGTCGAGGGGTTCGCCGACCACGACCTCCCGCTGTCGGTCGCCGTGATCGACATGGACTGGCACGTCATCGACAATCCACATCACGACGGCTGGACGGGCTGGTCCTGGAACGAGGAGTACTTCCCCGATCCCGGCGGCTTCGTCGACTGGCTTCACGACAACGACGTGCGGACCACGCTCAACCTGCATCCGGCAGACGGCGTCCACCCACACGAGGACCAGTACGAGGCGTTCGCGGCGGACATGGGGATCGATCCCGCGAGCGAGGAGCCGATCCCCTTCGACGCCGCGGATCCGGCGTTCATGCGGGGCTACTTCGAGCACCTCATCGACCCGATCGAAGACGAGGAGGGGATCGACTTCTGGTGGATCGACTGGCAGCAGTGGGAGGAGTCCCCGGAGCTGGAGGGGCTGGACCCGCTGTGGGCGCTCAACCACCTCCACGCGCTCGACCGGACCCGCGATGACAAACGGCCGTTCATTTTTTCGCGCTGGCCCGGTCTCGGCGGCCACCGCTACCCAATCGGATTCTCCGGCGACACGATCATCTCCTGGGACTCGTTCCGGTTCCAGCCCACGCTTACCGCAACGTCGGCTAACGTAGAGTACGGCTGGTGGAGCCACGACATCGGCGGGCACATGGGCGGCACCATCGACCCGGTCGATTTCGGCGAGCTCTACGCCCGCTGGACGCAGTTCGGGGCCTTCAGCCCGATCAACCGGATCCACACGACCAAGTCGGCCTCGACCGACAAGCGGCCGTGGCAGTTCGACGGCGAGGTCTTCGACGCGCTGGCCGACGCGCTCCGCTTGCGCCACGCGCTCGTCCCGTATCTCTACACGATGGCGTGGCGCGACCACCGCGACAGCGTCCCGCTCGTCCGGCCGATGTACTTCCACACCCCCGACGCCGAGGCGGCCTACGAGACGCCACACCAGTATTACTTCGGCAGCGAACTGGTCGTCGCCCCACACACCCGCGAGCGCGACGACGACACCAATCTGGCTCGCCGGTCGGTCTGGCTTCCCGACGGCGAGTGGATCGACCTCTTTACCGGCGAGCACTTCGAGGGTGGTCGCTGGCACGCCCGCTACGGCGATCTCGGGGACATCCCCGTCTACGCCAGAGCCGGTGCGATCGTCCCGCTGGACGCAGACGTCAGCTCGAACGACGTGGCCAACCCCGACGCGATGCGGCTCGTCGTGGTCCCCGGTGCCGACAACGAGTTCACTCTCTACGAGGACGACGGCGTCTCCCGCGAGTACCGCGACGGCGAGCACGTCACGACCACGATCACCCAGCACGACGACGGGGATCGATCGACCGTCGAGATCGGCCCGGCCGAGGGGGCGCTCGATCTCGTCCCCGACAAGCGCACGTACTCGATCGAGTTCCGCGGCGTGGCCGAGCCCGGGACTGTCGAGGCGTCGATCGGTGAGCAGTCCGTCGAGGTGCTGGCGACCGAGTACGACGCCGACCGGGACAGGTTCACCGTCGACCTCCCCGCAGTCGACGTCTCCGAGCGGCTGACGGTGACGCTCGACGTCGACGATGCCACTCTCGCCCGGCGTGACCGAACCGACGAGCACGTCGAGCGGCTCCTCCGGTACTGCAAGCTCCCGGCGAGCGTGAAAGACCAGTTGCTCGAGGAGTCCTACGATCGGGCGGAGCTCGGCTGGCTCGCCGACTACCTGCAGGTCATGTCCGCGTCACAGCAGCGTGCGTTCTTCGAGACGCTCACCGGTGCCGGGATGGACCGGATCGATCACGACGGTGACGAGCGAATCGTCGTCTGGAACGGCGACGGTCGGTCGGACATCAGCTACCGTTACACCGCCTGGGACTACGATATTCACCCCTTCGAGCAGAGCGGCGAGTCGGAAACGGGTGTCGTCCCCGCCTTCGATCTGTTCGACGTCGACGACCCGGATCTCGACGCAACCGTCGCGATGCAGTACGGTGATCTCGCGACGATCGAACAGACGGCTCCGGCCGACGACTGA
- a CDS encoding NAD(P)/FAD-dependent oxidoreductase: MSTSDSDEYELAVVGGGPAGLTTALYGARLGHETVVIDRGGGRAAMMTDTHNVIGVTEEISGNEFLETAREQVRSYGADFERGFVTDAEQTDDGQFRLSTGNGEILAERVTLATGFSDERPDPPLPRTGRGLHWCLHCDAYMFVDEPVYVMGHGTSAAYVAMIMLNVTDEVDLLTRGEEPTWSEETATMLEHHPIDVIHEDVAGIEKDSDSGWLEAFEFEDGERREYRGGFPMYGSDYNTDLAESLGCELTDDGTIDVDDHGRTSVEGVFAVGDVTPGHNQIPVAMGQGAKAGLAIHKELRKFPRSAAEIEEDGPVTEEDVPAISPELLATAIAHEGHAGGPRDAPAPQTADDD; encoded by the coding sequence ATGAGTACGAGCGACAGCGACGAGTACGAACTCGCGGTCGTGGGGGGCGGCCCTGCCGGACTGACGACCGCGCTGTACGGTGCCCGACTGGGCCACGAGACCGTCGTAATCGACCGCGGCGGCGGGCGTGCAGCGATGATGACAGACACACACAACGTGATCGGCGTGACCGAGGAGATTTCCGGCAACGAGTTCCTCGAAACTGCCCGCGAACAGGTACGGTCGTACGGAGCCGATTTCGAGCGCGGCTTTGTCACCGACGCCGAGCAAACCGATGACGGACAGTTCCGCCTCTCGACGGGGAACGGAGAGATTCTCGCCGAGCGAGTCACACTTGCAACCGGCTTCTCCGACGAGCGTCCCGACCCGCCCCTCCCCCGGACCGGCCGCGGTCTGCACTGGTGTCTCCACTGCGATGCGTACATGTTCGTCGACGAACCGGTCTACGTGATGGGCCATGGTACGTCGGCGGCCTACGTCGCAATGATAATGCTCAACGTCACCGACGAGGTCGACCTGCTGACCCGCGGGGAGGAGCCGACCTGGAGCGAGGAGACCGCAACGATGCTGGAACATCACCCCATCGACGTCATCCACGAGGACGTGGCTGGCATCGAGAAGGATTCCGATTCGGGCTGGCTCGAAGCGTTCGAGTTCGAGGACGGAGAGCGCCGGGAGTACCGCGGCGGCTTCCCGATGTACGGCTCCGATTACAATACCGATCTCGCGGAGTCACTGGGCTGTGAGCTCACCGACGACGGCACGATCGATGTCGACGACCACGGCCGGACGAGCGTCGAGGGCGTCTTCGCGGTCGGCGACGTGACGCCGGGACACAACCAGATCCCGGTCGCGATGGGACAGGGTGCGAAGGCGGGTCTGGCGATCCACAAGGAGTTGCGCAAGTTCCCACGATCGGCGGCGGAGATCGAGGAGGACGGCCCCGTAACTGAAGAGGACGTCCCCGCTATCTCGCCAGAACTGCTCGCGACCGCGATCGCCCACGAGGGACACGCGGGCGGCCCGAGAGATGCCCCGGCTCCTCAGACGGCGGACGACGACTAA
- the mutS gene encoding DNA mismatch repair protein MutS translates to MDTALGPPEKMAERDDELTPMLSQYYELCSEYEDSLVLFQVGDFYEAFCEAAEAISRLLEITLTRREDSTGTYPMAGIPIDNAESYIETLLDAGYRVAVADQVEEPSQVSGVVDRAVTRIVTPGTLTEDELLRTDDNNFVAALTADGGEYGLALLDVSTGDFYATAVGSAAALRDEISRFDPQEAIVGPNADTEPFPDGCMVTPHDERTFDHGQAREQVCAYFGDTDRLLAGDVEVRACGALLSYAEYTRGGKHTALAPDTFARHAAEDSDRETDQPDDAEASEDATLDYINHLTRYDPQEYMVLDRVAIRSLELFERRTAHDQAGPALVDVLDETACALGSRELKDWLRRPLIDRDAIERRHDAVGELVGDLRTREALRDLLRDVYDIERLISRVARGRANARDLRSLKDTLDVVPDLRAALDGVETNALVDLRTDLDELADVRELIGASIRPDPPTEVTDGGLISEGYSDDLDELRATEREGKAWIDDLEARERERTGIDSLKVGHTSVHGYYIEVTNPNLDAVPDNYQRRQTLKNSERFVTPELKSREDEIISAEERADDLEYRLFTEVRADVAAESARVQTVAERIAELDALVSLATVAAQHDYSRPELGGEGIHIVGGRHPVVERTEEQFVPNDARLDGDAVVTILTGPNMSGKSTYMRQVALIVVLAQIGSFVPAEHAELRLVDRVFTRVGASDDIASGKSTFMVEMTELAEILDSATERSLVLLDEVGRGTSTTDGLAIAQALTEHVHDRTGATTLFATHHHDLTEIAGELPRVVNRHFAARRTGNEVSFDHQLSAGSATASYGVEVASMAGVDAGVVERARELLDEDGQPGNSKGSPAEPPAEDGISAAVDESAAIGDGGRTDATALATLRDVNLADTTPLEALQLLDELQRELDGGSSSN, encoded by the coding sequence ATGGACACGGCGCTTGGACCGCCCGAGAAGATGGCCGAGCGGGACGACGAGCTGACGCCGATGCTCTCGCAGTACTACGAGCTCTGTTCGGAGTACGAGGACTCACTCGTGCTGTTTCAGGTCGGCGACTTCTACGAGGCCTTCTGCGAGGCCGCCGAGGCTATCTCACGCCTGCTGGAAATAACATTGACCAGGCGCGAGGATTCGACCGGCACCTACCCGATGGCGGGGATCCCGATCGACAACGCCGAATCGTACATCGAGACGCTACTGGACGCCGGGTACCGGGTCGCCGTTGCCGATCAGGTCGAAGAGCCATCGCAGGTGTCGGGCGTCGTCGATCGTGCGGTGACCCGGATCGTCACACCCGGGACGTTGACCGAGGACGAACTGCTCAGGACCGACGACAACAACTTCGTCGCCGCGCTGACCGCGGACGGGGGGGAGTACGGCCTCGCGCTGCTCGACGTCTCGACGGGCGATTTCTACGCGACTGCCGTCGGCTCTGCGGCTGCACTCCGCGACGAGATCAGTCGGTTCGACCCACAGGAAGCGATCGTCGGGCCGAACGCCGACACCGAGCCGTTCCCCGATGGCTGTATGGTCACGCCACACGACGAGCGGACCTTCGACCACGGTCAGGCCCGCGAGCAAGTTTGCGCATACTTCGGTGACACCGATCGCCTGCTCGCGGGGGACGTTGAAGTCCGCGCCTGCGGTGCACTGCTTTCATACGCCGAGTACACCCGTGGCGGGAAACACACCGCACTCGCCCCGGACACGTTCGCGCGACACGCAGCGGAAGACTCCGATCGGGAGACAGACCAGCCAGACGACGCCGAAGCCAGCGAGGACGCCACGCTCGATTACATCAACCACCTCACCCGGTACGACCCACAGGAGTACATGGTGCTCGACAGGGTGGCGATCCGGAGTCTCGAACTGTTCGAGCGCAGGACCGCTCACGATCAGGCCGGACCAGCACTGGTCGACGTGCTGGACGAGACTGCCTGTGCACTCGGAAGCCGGGAACTGAAAGACTGGCTCCGGCGACCGTTGATCGACCGGGACGCGATCGAACGGCGTCACGATGCCGTGGGGGAACTCGTCGGCGACCTCCGAACCCGCGAGGCGTTGCGCGACCTGCTCCGGGACGTCTACGACATCGAGCGGCTGATCTCTCGGGTCGCACGGGGGCGTGCGAACGCCCGCGACCTCCGCTCGCTCAAGGATACGCTCGACGTGGTTCCGGACCTTCGGGCGGCACTCGACGGCGTCGAGACCAACGCACTGGTCGATCTTCGTACGGACCTCGACGAGCTGGCGGACGTTCGCGAACTCATCGGGGCGTCGATCCGTCCCGATCCGCCGACAGAGGTTACGGACGGGGGCCTGATCAGTGAAGGGTACAGCGACGATCTCGACGAACTCCGGGCGACTGAACGTGAGGGGAAAGCGTGGATCGACGACCTCGAAGCCCGCGAGCGCGAGCGCACTGGGATCGACTCCCTGAAGGTCGGTCACACCTCAGTGCATGGCTACTACATCGAGGTGACGAACCCGAATCTCGATGCGGTACCCGACAACTACCAGCGTCGACAGACCCTGAAGAACTCCGAGCGATTCGTCACGCCCGAACTCAAATCCCGCGAGGACGAGATCATCAGCGCCGAGGAGCGCGCCGATGATCTGGAGTATCGGCTGTTTACCGAGGTGCGCGCTGATGTGGCTGCCGAGTCCGCACGAGTCCAGACGGTCGCCGAGCGGATCGCGGAACTCGACGCACTCGTCTCGCTGGCCACGGTCGCAGCCCAGCACGATTACAGCCGTCCCGAACTGGGCGGCGAGGGGATCCACATCGTAGGCGGTCGTCATCCGGTCGTCGAGCGTACCGAGGAACAGTTCGTTCCGAACGATGCCCGCCTCGACGGGGACGCGGTCGTCACGATCCTGACCGGCCCCAACATGTCGGGCAAGTCGACGTACATGCGACAGGTCGCGTTGATCGTCGTGCTCGCCCAGATCGGAAGTTTCGTCCCGGCCGAACACGCGGAATTGCGACTCGTCGATCGAGTGTTCACCCGCGTCGGCGCGAGCGACGACATCGCCAGCGGGAAATCGACGTTCATGGTCGAGATGACCGAACTCGCCGAAATTCTCGACTCGGCGACCGAGCGCTCGCTCGTCCTGCTCGACGAGGTCGGACGGGGGACCAGCACGACGGATGGCCTCGCCATCGCACAGGCGCTCACCGAGCACGTCCACGACCGGACCGGGGCAACGACGCTCTTTGCCACACATCACCACGATCTCACCGAAATCGCCGGAGAACTTCCGCGGGTCGTGAACCGTCACTTCGCTGCGCGACGGACGGGCAACGAGGTCTCGTTCGATCATCAACTTTCTGCGGGCTCGGCGACAGCCTCGTACGGCGTCGAGGTCGCCAGTATGGCCGGTGTCGACGCGGGAGTCGTCGAGCGTGCACGAGAGTTACTCGACGAGGACGGGCAGCCGGGGAACTCGAAGGGTTCACCGGCCGAACCGCCCGCAGAAGACGGCATCTCCGCTGCAGTCGACGAATCGGCGGCGATCGGAGACGGTGGACGTACCGACGCCACAGCCCTCGCAACGCTTCGAGACGTGAACCTCGCCGATACAACGCCGCTGGAGGCGTTACAGCTCCTCGACGAGTTACAGCGCGAACTCGACGGCGGATCGTCATCGAACTAA
- a CDS encoding acylphosphatase has translation MSRTRAHVFVSGRVQGVFYRATTKETAESKGVHGWVRNLEDGRVEAVFEGNEDAVEAMVEWCHTGSPAASVEDVDVEYEEPQGEDGFRIRR, from the coding sequence ATGTCCAGAACTCGCGCACACGTGTTCGTCTCGGGTCGCGTTCAGGGCGTCTTCTACCGTGCAACGACAAAGGAAACCGCCGAATCGAAGGGGGTTCACGGCTGGGTCCGGAACCTCGAGGACGGGCGCGTCGAAGCGGTCTTCGAGGGGAACGAGGACGCCGTCGAGGCGATGGTCGAGTGGTGTCACACCGGCAGTCCCGCCGCGAGCGTCGAGGACGTCGACGTGGAGTACGAGGAGCCACAGGGCGAAGACGGGTTCCGTATTCGGCGGTGA
- a CDS encoding universal stress protein produces MTVLVAVADDEVSAGVVDVASKLGLCLDEDLYVVHLTENEYANAHERQVRDDLREQFEGKDVTFEVAIEHVNRSGLRTSAAVGRQLADLADDVSINHVVIGHRSKSWLGKFTEGHTALVVADGVEVPVTVVPEDLDRSVL; encoded by the coding sequence ATGACAGTTCTCGTCGCAGTTGCCGACGACGAAGTCTCTGCGGGCGTCGTCGATGTCGCCAGCAAACTGGGGTTGTGTCTCGACGAGGATCTGTACGTCGTTCACCTCACGGAAAACGAGTACGCGAACGCACACGAACGACAGGTTCGAGACGACCTCCGGGAGCAGTTCGAGGGGAAAGACGTCACGTTCGAGGTGGCAATCGAGCACGTCAACCGGTCCGGACTCCGGACGAGCGCTGCTGTCGGCCGCCAGCTCGCGGATCTCGCAGACGACGTCTCGATCAACCACGTCGTAATCGGCCACCGGTCGAAGTCCTGGCTAGGGAAGTTCACCGAGGGACACACGGCGCTTGTCGTCGCCGACGGCGTCGAGGTACCGGTGACGGTGGTGCCGGAAGATCTGGATCGCTCGGTGCTGTGA
- the moaC gene encoding cyclic pyranopterin monophosphate synthase MoaC → MSEERENELTHVDDSGEAQMVDVGDKPDSDRRAVAEGEIHLQPSTVEAIRANDVEKGDVLATARIGAIQAVKHTWETIPMCHQIPVSNVDVEFEVESDRVALTVGVETTGKTGCEMEALEGVTTGLNVVWDMVKAAEKDAEGQYPDTRIENVRVVQKRKERL, encoded by the coding sequence ATGAGTGAGGAACGTGAAAACGAGCTAACCCACGTCGACGACTCCGGTGAGGCGCAGATGGTCGACGTCGGGGACAAGCCCGACAGCGATCGCCGGGCCGTCGCAGAGGGCGAGATCCACCTCCAGCCCTCGACGGTCGAGGCGATCCGTGCCAACGATGTCGAGAAGGGCGACGTGCTGGCAACCGCCCGAATCGGCGCGATTCAGGCCGTCAAACACACCTGGGAGACGATCCCGATGTGCCACCAGATCCCAGTCTCGAACGTCGATGTGGAGTTTGAGGTCGAGAGCGACCGAGTGGCGCTGACGGTCGGCGTCGAGACGACGGGCAAGACCGGTTGCGAGATGGAAGCGCTCGAAGGCGTGACAACCGGGCTGAACGTCGTCTGGGACATGGTGAAAGCCGCGGAGAAAGACGCCGAGGGCCAGTATCCCGACACCCGGATCGAGAACGTCCGAGTAGTACAGAAACGCAAGGAGCGACTCTGA